One window of Lytechinus variegatus isolate NC3 chromosome 2, Lvar_3.0, whole genome shotgun sequence genomic DNA carries:
- the LOC121409643 gene encoding uncharacterized protein LOC121409643, which translates to MAFKQMFDEFITKAALHTVMERFPDDYKKASDQGKIKELRKATEVTVSEVNQMLHAREKGFKLKDVLVQLPGDRINGMAKALGKKTFEMTTDGQVVKVTRDGAMFLPDISLTCLNSNRNKASKLQIASIVVECVILILELIGVDIPDDEEEVKKAIQIALDDLDKSKTLINDVDKIQKDYEKGDYPAMAKDMFVLVVDSFHEDIFWDMTKALLSGMPWYDWIITSAQIAAFIAMLVATEGVAEIAELVVELTKAAFFLEKLANLVNLKEIEMKTKWDCHCCDLL; encoded by the coding sequence ATGGCTTTCAAACAGATGTTTGATGAATTCATAACCAAAGCTGCATTACACACGGTGATGGAACGCTTTCCAGACGACTACAAAAAAGCTAGTGATCAGGGCAAGATCAAGGAATTGCGGAAGGCAACGGAAGTCACGGTTAGTGAGGTAAATCAAATGTTACATGCTAGAGAGAAAGGGTTCAAACTGAAGGATGTCTTGGTACAATTACCAGGTGATAGAATCAATGGGATGGCGAAGGCACTCGGAAagaaaacatttgaaatgaCAACTGACGGTCAGGTTGTCAAAGTGACCAGAGACGGTGCGATGTTTCTGCCCGACATCAGTTTAACTTGTTTGAACTCGAACCGTAACAAAGCGAGTAAATTACAAATAGCCAGTATTGTTGTAGAATGCGTGATCCTCATCCTCGAGCTCATCGGAGTTGATATTcctgatgatgaagaagaagtgAAAAAGGCCATCCAAATTGCTTTGGATGACCTTGATAAGAGCAAAACGCTCATTAATGATGTTGACAAAATACAGAAAGATTATGAAAAGGGCGACTATCCAGCAATGGCGAAAGATATGTTTGTGCTCGTTGTTGATAGTTTCCATGAGGATATCTTCTGGGATATGACCAAAGCCTTATTGTCTGGCATGCCGTGGTATGATTGGATCATCACCTCTGCACAAATTGCAGCTTTCATTGCTATGCTGGTTGCTACTGAAGGAGTGGCAGAGATTGCAGAGTTGGTGGTAGAATTAACCAAAGCTGCATTCTTCCTGGAGAAGCTGGCAAACTTAGTAAATTTGAAGGAAATTGAAATGAAGACGAAGTGGGATTGCCATTGTTGCGATTTATTGTGA